In Capsicum annuum cultivar UCD-10X-F1 chromosome 11, UCD10Xv1.1, whole genome shotgun sequence, one genomic interval encodes:
- the LOC107847253 gene encoding uncharacterized protein LOC107847253 encodes MASKGHGNGRRKNGKKGLENLSEGQYTPPLLPPVTKTLQPVTTNIIPPPRATISLPNAFFMPPSPHQLSELRIGGPNTSISPFIDSTAVSNATAAASQFPKFKEVVEYDSNGRLIISPDDNGFIPAYAGRHMVIEVIKPFYTEPWGSWNEIRLDIRVLMWNQFVTKCAWNSCHDNKTQCIFKLKAAQCIKEHLYKARRHLEKPGWLNANVWDQFLKKWDTPKYRERRELVKENRASQMGGSLHTEGSMSFATH; translated from the exons ATGGCATCAAAAGGTCATGGTAATGGACGGCGTAAGAATGGTAAGAAAGGACTTGAGAATCTTTCCGAAGGTCAATATACACCACCCCTACTACCACCTGTTACCAAAACTCTTCAACCAGTTACTACAAATATTATTCCTCCTCCAAGGGCAACTATTTCACTACCAAATGCATTTTTCATGCCCCCATCGCCCCACCA ACTTTCTGAATTGAGAATTGGAGGTCCTAACACATCAATATCGCCCTTCATTGATAGTACTGCAGTATCTAATGCTACAGCGGCTGCTTCCCAGTTTCCTAAATTTAAAGAGGTAGTAGAATATGATAGCAACGGGAGGCTAATTATTTCCCCTGATGATAATGG GTTCATTCCCGCTTATGCCGGCAGACATATGGTTATAGAAGTAATTAAACCATTTTACACGGAGCCGTGGGGTAGTTGGAACGAAATTCGACTCGACATCAGAGTGCTTATGTGGAATCAGTTTGtg aCAAAGTGTGCATGGAATTCTTGTCATGATAATAAAACTCAatgcattttcaagttgaaagcagCTCAATGTATTAAAGAACACTTGTATAAGGCCCGGAGGCACTTGGAAAAACCTGGATGGCTGAATGCTAATGTGTGGGATCAGTTCTTGAAAAAATGGGATACTCCTAAATATAGGGAAAGGAGGGAACTGGTAAAGGAAAATAGAGCGTCTCAAATGGGTGGCTCATTGCACACTGAAGGTTCGATGAGTTTCGCTACACACTGA